A single uncultured Acetobacterium sp. DNA region contains:
- a CDS encoding AAA family ATPase, with protein sequence MEKIKVMIVGNNDNRIYEIKSLLRKDKVAFIGYSKQDENVLEKCISLKPHVIIIQCDDEYQIAIDLAEKIYIKIPGCAVILLCDNFDVNMIEKVMLAGVRKVLQFPIDAEVLTENIELAHYMEKSRMENADITASNNMQSRIITVFGVKGGIGKTTITVNLAVSLAKMGKKVAIIDADLQFGDVNVYFDIDPKDTISELSQGNDAGDIDAIKRLMALHFSGVSTVCAPKSPEYAEYVTPKNIETMINTMRPFYDYILIDTSPVFNDVSMVAIENSNLVLLISVPDISTLRNTKISLNILESLQQREKTEIVINRLTKGLISLKDMQRVLNDQVKNTIAFDFKTAITSHNKGIPIVLDAPKSEISKDLKKLANYVVNIIDHRVS encoded by the coding sequence ATGGAAAAGATAAAAGTAATGATCGTTGGAAATAACGATAATCGCATATACGAAATAAAAAGTTTATTACGAAAAGATAAGGTTGCATTTATCGGATATTCAAAGCAGGATGAAAATGTTCTGGAAAAATGTATAAGTTTAAAACCCCATGTCATAATTATTCAGTGCGATGATGAATATCAGATTGCCATTGATTTGGCCGAAAAAATCTACATCAAAATTCCTGGATGTGCAGTTATTTTATTATGCGATAATTTTGATGTGAACATGATTGAAAAGGTCATGCTGGCTGGAGTGCGAAAAGTACTGCAATTTCCCATTGATGCAGAAGTGCTAACTGAAAATATCGAATTAGCACATTATATGGAAAAATCCCGAATGGAAAATGCCGATATAACCGCATCGAATAACATGCAGTCTCGCATCATCACCGTATTTGGTGTAAAAGGTGGCATTGGAAAGACAACCATCACGGTTAATTTAGCAGTGTCATTGGCAAAAATGGGAAAAAAAGTTGCTATTATTGATGCAGATCTGCAGTTTGGAGATGTCAACGTTTATTTTGATATTGATCCAAAGGATACCATTTCTGAATTATCTCAAGGCAATGATGCTGGCGACATTGATGCCATTAAACGTTTGATGGCGCTACATTTTTCTGGAGTCAGTACTGTGTGCGCACCTAAGAGTCCAGAATATGCAGAATATGTAACACCTAAAAACATCGAAACAATGATTAATACCATGCGACCGTTTTATGATTATATTCTAATTGATACATCACCTGTGTTTAATGATGTATCAATGGTTGCTATTGAGAATTCAAATCTGGTTTTGTTGATTTCTGTTCCAGATATCTCAACCTTGCGTAATACGAAAATCAGTCTTAATATCCTTGAATCGCTTCAGCAAAGGGAGAAAACAGAAATCGTGATTAACCGTTTAACAAAGGGACTGATCAGTCTAAAGGACATGCAAAGGGTTTTAAATGATCAGGTAAAAAATACCATTGCTTTTGATTTTAAAACAGCGATTACCTCTCATAATAAAGGAATACCCATTGTTCTGGATGCTCCAAAATCTGAAATAAGTAAAGATCTAAAAAAACTTGCCAACTATGTCGTGAATATAATCGACCACAGGGTCAGCTGA
- a CDS encoding VOC family protein: protein MGNYKMAHTMIRVLDLERSLEFYKEALGFEEVRRRDEPTYEFTLVFLGDGNPNNHQLELTYNYGQVVPYDLGTAYGHLAVLVDDLEASWASHEAEGYKPTQPKGLSGDGKPRYYFITDPDGYKIEIIRN from the coding sequence ATGGGAAACTATAAAATGGCACATACAATGATTCGAGTCTTGGACCTGGAACGATCCCTGGAATTTTACAAAGAAGCATTAGGCTTTGAAGAAGTGAGGCGTCGGGATGAACCAACCTATGAATTTACTTTGGTATTTTTAGGTGATGGCAATCCCAACAATCATCAATTGGAATTGACCTATAACTATGGACAGGTAGTCCCTTATGATTTGGGAACAGCCTACGGACATTTAGCTGTTCTTGTTGATGATCTTGAGGCATCCTGGGCATCCCACGAAGCAGAGGGTTATAAGCCTACTCAGCCAAAAGGACTCAGTGGCGATGGCAAACCTCGTTATTATTTTATTACCGATCCAGATGGCTATAAAATTGAGATTATTCGGAATTAA
- a CDS encoding Flp family type IVb pilin, with the protein MKNAFARMIREEDGQGMVEYGLIIAGIALAAIAAIWLLGPQIGQFFTDIGTKLAA; encoded by the coding sequence ATGAAAAATGCATTTGCACGAATGATCAGAGAAGAAGATGGACAGGGTATGGTAGAGTATGGATTAATTATTGCGGGGATTGCTTTGGCAGCCATTGCAGCCATCTGGTTATTAGGACCACAAATTGGTCAATTCTTTACGGATATCGGAACGAAATTAGCAGCATAA
- the recO gene encoding DNA repair protein RecO produces MALIKTKGLVIKEQPYKEQDKILTIFTEDDGKIQCIARGVRRQKSGLLASTQIFAYSEFVYYPGKNFGIINQSNLIEAFYPLRNDLTKMALASYLLDLMYNAFEFFQKSPEILKLLLHVLFYISGGKAKNDLVLVGAFQMKLVSYLGYRPGLERCMVCQRDNDLILFSIENNGVVCNGCKEQTEGYIYKITPAMLELLRDFLKQPIKQLKDREVNAAEAIKINDLLDHYLGHCIGKSSKAYAFYKTMLNPLS; encoded by the coding sequence ATGGCTCTGATTAAAACAAAAGGACTGGTCATCAAAGAACAGCCCTATAAAGAACAGGATAAAATCCTAACCATTTTCACCGAAGATGACGGGAAGATACAGTGCATTGCCCGAGGGGTTCGCCGTCAGAAAAGTGGACTTTTAGCCAGCACTCAAATCTTTGCTTATAGTGAATTTGTCTATTATCCCGGAAAGAATTTCGGCATCATCAATCAATCTAATTTAATCGAGGCATTTTATCCTTTGCGGAATGATCTGACAAAGATGGCATTGGCTTCATATTTACTTGATCTGATGTATAATGCCTTCGAATTTTTTCAGAAAAGCCCGGAAATTTTAAAACTGCTTCTTCATGTTTTGTTTTATATATCCGGAGGAAAAGCAAAAAACGATCTGGTTTTAGTCGGTGCCTTTCAGATGAAACTGGTTAGTTATTTAGGCTATCGCCCAGGTCTTGAAAGATGCATGGTTTGTCAGCGTGACAATGATTTAATCCTCTTCAGTATTGAAAACAATGGAGTAGTTTGTAATGGGTGCAAAGAACAAACAGAGGGGTACATTTATAAGATAACCCCTGCCATGCTTGAGCTGCTCCGGGATTTTTTAAAACAACCGATAAAACAACTCAAGGATCGTGAGGTTAATGCCGCCGAAGCGATAAAGATCAATGATCTGTTAGACCATTATCTCGGCCACTGCATCGGAAAATCTTCCAAAGCTTACGCCTTTTACAAAACCATGCTCAACCCGCTAAGTTAA
- a CDS encoding diacylglycerol kinase family protein — protein MGKIRRKLKKSFSFAIEGILYTLKTQPNMRIHFGVGILAISSGFVFKIESYEWLALVIVIGFVFILEIINTAIETLVDLYTEEYHHLAKVAKDTAAGAVMVAAIMSVCVGLIIFLPKIINWFF, from the coding sequence GTGGGAAAAATCAGAAGAAAGTTGAAAAAGAGTTTTTCTTTTGCCATCGAAGGTATTTTATACACACTTAAAACCCAGCCTAATATGCGAATCCACTTTGGCGTTGGTATTCTAGCCATTTCATCTGGATTTGTTTTTAAAATTGAAAGTTATGAATGGCTGGCGCTTGTTATTGTTATTGGCTTTGTTTTTATTTTGGAAATCATCAATACGGCTATTGAAACCCTGGTGGATTTATATACCGAAGAATACCATCATCTGGCAAAAGTTGCAAAAGATACAGCCGCAGGAGCAGTTATGGTTGCGGCGATTATGTCTGTCTGTGTGGGACTGATTATCTTTTTACCTAAAATTATCAATTGGTTTTTTTAA
- a CDS encoding pilus assembly protein TadG-related protein, which yields MNKIIAFLRKNMFFTRIKDQEHGDALIIVAVSMVFIMGILALVIDLGLAFLSTGEQQKAADAAVYSSGRLLPIETGNITKINQIKASAVSYASLNGFGDITEDDVVLGKISNGQYTEIRVTVDKSAPMYFAKIFGIDKLDLSRSAVAKLSPVIRTSGVVPIGLTKDEIEARIASHDLTHVTLKYGVHGGSTSFFGALDLDGQGGGASDYRIWISQGYAGEISVGDILLEESGNMVGPTYQGFDERYSACTHFGAKSGGTGCTVSNFDPSCPRIVKVPIYSFGADKKTVVVEGFAAFLLENQTNDGYITGSFLNMVSNGVSSGNNVGEGSEADFGLYNLILSE from the coding sequence ATGAATAAGATAATAGCTTTTTTAAGAAAAAATATGTTTTTCACACGAATAAAAGATCAAGAACATGGTGATGCATTAATTATAGTAGCTGTGTCGATGGTTTTTATAATGGGGATATTAGCGTTGGTAATTGATCTGGGGTTGGCCTTTTTAAGTACCGGAGAACAGCAAAAAGCTGCCGATGCGGCAGTGTATTCATCTGGGCGGCTATTGCCCATTGAAACTGGTAATATCACAAAGATCAATCAAATAAAAGCAAGTGCAGTCAGCTATGCCAGTCTTAATGGATTTGGGGATATTACAGAAGATGATGTTGTTTTAGGGAAAATCAGTAATGGTCAATATACTGAAATACGGGTAACTGTCGATAAATCTGCACCCATGTATTTTGCGAAAATATTTGGGATAGATAAGCTAGATCTATCAAGAAGCGCTGTGGCAAAACTCTCTCCGGTGATCCGAACAAGTGGCGTCGTGCCCATTGGATTGACAAAAGATGAAATTGAAGCACGAATCGCCAGTCATGACCTGACCCATGTCACCCTAAAATATGGCGTTCATGGGGGTTCAACCTCGTTTTTTGGAGCATTGGATCTGGATGGACAGGGTGGCGGTGCCAGCGACTATCGCATTTGGATTTCCCAGGGATATGCAGGCGAAATCAGTGTCGGAGACATTCTTCTGGAAGAAAGTGGAAACATGGTAGGTCCCACTTATCAGGGTTTTGATGAACGTTACTCTGCCTGTACCCATTTTGGAGCAAAATCAGGAGGGACAGGTTGTACGGTTAGTAATTTTGACCCATCATGCCCGAGGATTGTCAAGGTCCCTATTTATTCCTTTGGGGCTGATAAAAAAACAGTTGTGGTAGAAGGTTTTGCCGCATTTTTACTCGAAAATCAAACGAATGATGGATATATCACCGGTTCGTTTTTAAATATGGTCTCAAATGGAGTATCTTCAGGAAATAACGTTGGAGAAGGATCAGAAGCTGATTTTGGATTATATAATCTGATCTTATCGGAATAA
- a CDS encoding Flp family type IVb pilin has translation MKNAFSRMIREEDGQGMVEYGLIIAGIALAAIAAIWLLGPQISQFFTDIGTQLAA, from the coding sequence ATGAAAAACGCATTTTCACGAATGATCAGAGAAGAAGATGGACAGGGAATGGTGGAGTATGGGTTAATTATTGCGGGGATTGCGCTGGCAGCCATTGCGGCCATCTGGTTATTGGGACCACAAATCAGTCAATTCTTTACAGACATCGGAACCCAGTTAGCTGCATAA
- the mscL gene encoding large conductance mechanosensitive channel protein MscL: MKHFLKEFRTFALRGNVMDLAIAFIIGAAFQNVIKSLTDDIISPILGLFAKTDLSNFVLPIFGVEIRYGSFLTAVINFVIMAFVIFFMIKVVNQVVNLKRTKKNGRRKNEIMPLLLY; the protein is encoded by the coding sequence ATGAAGCACTTTTTAAAAGAATTTAGAACATTTGCTCTTCGCGGAAATGTGATGGATCTTGCGATTGCATTTATAATAGGTGCAGCATTTCAGAATGTTATCAAATCACTGACGGATGACATCATTTCGCCGATACTTGGTTTATTTGCAAAAACTGATTTAAGTAACTTTGTTTTGCCAATCTTCGGCGTAGAAATCCGTTATGGATCCTTTTTAACAGCAGTTATCAACTTTGTGATTATGGCTTTTGTGATCTTTTTTATGATTAAAGTTGTTAATCAAGTTGTAAACTTGAAAAGAACAAAAAAAAACGGTCGAAGAAAAAACGAAATTATGCCCCTATTGTTATACTGA
- a CDS encoding A24 family peptidase has translation MNQITITVLVLSIGTVVGVLMEKSSVYLIKQRVNTLKQHQFSGSISKTIFWAIMNSIIWLIFLKLNGLESKTLEYMMLFSICIILSAVDISIRKIPNELVLMTLFIGGAFLITGQPIMSLSINIFGLLIGFIIFFLPAMIGKGAGWGDVKYAAAVGFCLGAYGMISAIMIMTFFLMIYASYLIISRKGNLKSKVALGPFMASGFVSVLILNLLNTNCYLFEFSKLF, from the coding sequence ATGAATCAAATTACAATAACTGTTCTGGTTTTATCAATTGGGACAGTCGTTGGCGTACTGATGGAGAAATCTTCTGTGTACTTGATCAAGCAAAGAGTTAACACACTTAAGCAGCATCAATTTTCAGGGAGCATTTCTAAAACCATATTTTGGGCAATTATGAATTCAATTATTTGGTTGATCTTTTTAAAATTGAATGGTCTTGAATCAAAAACGCTGGAATATATGATGCTCTTTTCCATTTGCATCATCCTTTCGGCGGTCGACATCAGTATTAGAAAAATTCCTAATGAATTGGTATTAATGACACTTTTTATTGGTGGAGCATTTTTAATAACCGGTCAACCGATAATGAGTTTAAGCATAAATATTTTTGGTTTATTGATTGGTTTTATTATTTTCTTCTTACCAGCAATGATCGGAAAGGGCGCTGGTTGGGGAGACGTAAAATATGCAGCGGCGGTTGGCTTTTGTTTAGGAGCTTATGGAATGATCTCAGCAATTATGATTATGACATTCTTTCTGATGATCTACGCAAGTTATCTGATAATCAGCAGGAAAGGCAATTTGAAATCAAAAGTTGCTTTGGGTCCTTTTATGGCATCTGGTTTTGTATCGGTTTTAATTTTAAATCTTTTAAATACAAACTGTTATCTATTTGAATTTAGTAAGTTGTTTTAA
- a CDS encoding DUF2325 domain-containing protein, with amino-acid sequence MSIVIIGGNDRMIYQYKDLCKNYDCQAKVFTQMQGAMKKKIGEPDLIILFTGTVSHKMVNCAISEAKRLNLPLARSHTSSLAALRNILETHCSQCTTCENCVTQSIS; translated from the coding sequence ATGAGCATTGTTATCATTGGTGGAAACGATCGGATGATTTATCAATATAAAGATCTATGTAAAAATTATGACTGTCAGGCAAAGGTATTCACACAAATGCAGGGAGCTATGAAGAAAAAAATTGGTGAGCCCGATTTGATCATCCTGTTCACTGGTACAGTTTCTCATAAAATGGTAAACTGTGCCATCTCTGAAGCCAAACGGCTTAATTTACCACTGGCACGTTCCCATACAAGCAGTCTGGCTGCACTGAGGAATATTCTTGAAACACATTGTTCCCAATGTACAACTTGTGAAAATTGTGTCACACAGTCAATCTCTTAG
- a CDS encoding Flp family type IVb pilin, producing MKNAFARMMREEDGQGMVEYGLIIAGIALAAIAAIWLLGPQIGQFFTDIGTKLAA from the coding sequence ATGAAAAACGCATTTGCACGCATGATGAGAGAAGAAGATGGACAGGGTATGGTCGAGTATGGATTAATTATTGCGGGGATTGCCTTGGCAGCCATTGCGGCCATCTGGTTATTGGGACCACAAATCGGCCAGTTCTTTACAGACATTGGGACCAAGCTAGCCGCATAA
- a CDS encoding TadE family protein, translating to MFTNIIKRIKKEDGQAIVELAITLPILIMILCAIIDFGWLFMNQNSIDYCSREGARYAIVHSTSKTAIADHIRAIAPENIADSVDIDITFTNASNPRLGDVVIKISDDIDILTPIVGVFVQGETMNLSSSCTMKVE from the coding sequence ATGTTTACAAACATAATCAAAAGAATAAAAAAAGAAGATGGACAAGCCATTGTTGAGCTTGCGATCACCCTGCCAATTTTGATTATGATTTTGTGTGCAATCATCGATTTTGGTTGGTTGTTTATGAACCAAAACAGTATTGATTATTGTTCCAGAGAGGGGGCGCGATATGCAATCGTTCATTCAACCAGTAAAACAGCAATAGCAGATCATATCCGGGCGATTGCCCCAGAAAACATTGCCGATTCAGTGGATATTGACATTACTTTTACAAATGCATCAAATCCGCGACTCGGCGATGTTGTCATTAAAATCAGCGATGACATTGATATACTTACCCCAATTGTTGGTGTTTTTGTTCAGGGTGAAACCATGAATCTTTCTTCATCCTGCACCATGAAGGTGGAATAG
- the ybeY gene encoding rRNA maturation RNase YbeY, with the protein MLVVAYDNRSDLEIDEFILEEIEDAMIRTLLYHEIEVECEVSFSFVKAEEIKSLNAEYRGKNAITDVLSFPMHEEFINNKELIIKENPFLPLLLGDVVICTQQAAVQAEEYGNTLTRELSYLSVHSVLHLLGYDHMEDEDKSEMRRIEKEIMGDD; encoded by the coding sequence ATGCTCGTAGTAGCTTATGATAATCGTAGTGATTTAGAGATAGATGAATTCATTCTAGAAGAAATTGAAGATGCCATGATACGAACCTTGCTCTACCATGAAATTGAGGTGGAATGCGAGGTTAGCTTTTCTTTTGTGAAAGCTGAGGAAATAAAAAGTTTAAATGCGGAGTACCGTGGAAAAAATGCAATCACTGATGTGCTGTCATTTCCGATGCATGAAGAATTCATCAATAATAAGGAATTAATTATTAAAGAAAATCCCTTTTTGCCGCTTTTATTAGGGGACGTTGTAATTTGTACCCAACAGGCAGCGGTTCAAGCTGAAGAATATGGAAACACACTGACCCGGGAACTTTCTTATCTATCGGTGCATAGTGTTCTTCATCTGCTGGGTTATGATCATATGGAAGATGAAGATAAATCTGAGATGCGTCGTATCGAAAAAGAAATCATGGGCGATGATTAA
- the era gene encoding GTPase Era has product MNENFKSGFISIVGRPNVGKSTLLNNIMGEKLVITSAKPQTTRNAIRCIYTDEQAQMVFIDTPGMHRPKNRLGDYMQKAAENTVSDVDVVLYLVEPETKIGPGDQYILEKLKASKTPVILVINKIDMLPKEDVLITIAAYQKYDFLKAIIPISAVQGDGVKELLDLITDLLSPGPMFFPADMIIDQSERWIVQELIREKLLNLLNDEVPHGIAVEVTAMKPRKGKDIIDIEATIFCERKTHKGILIGKGGSMLTKIGSQARKDIEFFLKSQINLQLWVKVRSDWRDKNFDLKDLGYFE; this is encoded by the coding sequence ATGAACGAGAACTTTAAATCGGGATTTATCAGCATCGTCGGCCGCCCTAATGTGGGGAAATCGACCCTGCTAAATAATATTATGGGAGAAAAGCTGGTAATTACCTCAGCCAAACCCCAAACAACGCGAAACGCCATTCGGTGTATTTATACTGATGAACAGGCTCAAATGGTTTTTATCGATACCCCGGGAATGCACCGTCCTAAAAATCGATTGGGTGACTATATGCAAAAAGCAGCTGAAAACACCGTCTCCGATGTCGATGTGGTCTTATATCTGGTGGAGCCGGAAACAAAAATTGGACCGGGCGATCAGTATATTCTTGAAAAATTAAAGGCCAGCAAGACCCCTGTTATTTTAGTCATCAATAAAATCGATATGCTTCCGAAGGAAGATGTTTTAATCACAATTGCTGCCTATCAGAAATATGATTTCCTCAAAGCAATTATTCCCATATCCGCTGTTCAGGGCGATGGGGTTAAAGAATTGCTGGATCTTATTACTGATCTGCTCAGTCCGGGTCCAATGTTTTTCCCAGCTGATATGATTATTGATCAGTCGGAACGGTGGATTGTTCAGGAGCTGATCCGGGAAAAACTTCTGAACCTATTAAATGATGAGGTTCCTCACGGAATCGCGGTTGAAGTCACAGCCATGAAACCCCGAAAAGGAAAAGATATCATTGATATTGAAGCGACGATCTTCTGCGAACGTAAAACTCACAAGGGAATATTGATTGGTAAGGGTGGATCGATGCTGACAAAAATTGGTTCTCAGGCACGAAAAGACATTGAATTTTTCCTCAAATCTCAAATCAATCTTCAACTATGGGTGAAGGTGCGATCCGATTGGCGGGATAAGAACTTTGATCTAAAAGATTTAGGATATTTTGAATAA
- a CDS encoding Flp family type IVb pilin, whose translation MRNLFVKMFKEEDGQGMVEYGLIIAGIALAAIAAIWLLGPQISQMFTDIGTKLAA comes from the coding sequence ATGAGAAATTTATTTGTAAAAATGTTCAAAGAAGAAGATGGACAGGGTATGGTCGAATATGGATTAATCATTGCGGGGATTGCTTTGGCAGCCATTGCCGCCATCTGGTTATTGGGGCCACAAATCAGCCAAATGTTTACCGATATCGGAACGAAATTAGCTGCATAA
- the cpaB gene encoding Flp pilus assembly protein CpaB has product MKKLIIIALIVSIITGFAVFQFATSLQKGADQKTQPVVLAAQAIPKGTVIQKEMLKTEEIPIELVHQLSLANQDDVLGRITKDNIEANEQILTTRLSDPTQENNNLAYSIDPNYRGVTILVDEERGVGGYLTKGDRVDLVATIVDKNVISSQYVVEDVVILEIGPKSTGDKGGEYTSVTLSVPASEVTKLHDAVSAGMQTKYRLVLRSPVDHTILGAKPYPS; this is encoded by the coding sequence ATGAAAAAACTCATAATAATCGCATTGATTGTGTCAATAATTACAGGTTTCGCTGTTTTTCAGTTTGCAACGTCTCTTCAAAAAGGTGCAGATCAAAAAACACAACCGGTAGTTTTAGCCGCACAAGCTATTCCTAAAGGAACTGTTATTCAAAAAGAAATGTTGAAAACAGAAGAAATTCCTATTGAATTGGTTCATCAATTGTCACTTGCCAACCAAGATGATGTTCTGGGCCGGATTACTAAAGATAACATTGAAGCTAATGAACAGATCCTGACAACTCGGTTAAGTGATCCAACTCAGGAGAATAATAATTTGGCCTATTCTATTGATCCAAATTATCGAGGGGTAACCATTCTTGTTGATGAAGAACGAGGTGTGGGCGGTTATTTAACCAAAGGTGACCGAGTCGATCTGGTTGCGACAATCGTTGATAAAAATGTGATTAGTTCGCAGTATGTTGTTGAAGATGTCGTGATTTTGGAAATTGGTCCTAAAAGTACCGGCGACAAAGGCGGCGAATACACATCGGTTACGCTCTCCGTCCCTGCTTCAGAAGTTACAAAACTTCATGATGCCGTTTCAGCAGGGATGCAGACTAAATATCGATTAGTTCTCCGTTCCCCTGTGGATCATACCATTTTAGGTGCGAAACCCTATCCATCTTAG
- a CDS encoding CpaF family protein — protein sequence MGLLERMEQQRLGQKEKFQEEGKKEVQSVDIHQDLKNRVHQEVINEINSNKVEKVGKENAIEILRILENVMTVEAENINRLDRSRITEELLNEIIGYGPLEVLLNDPDISEIMVNGYNRVYIEKSGKIQLSQVVFKDNQHVMNVIDRIVSSVGRHIDESSPMVDARLQDGSRVNVVIPPLSLVGPVITIRKFSKKPITTDQLLAYGSISKKMVSFLEACVKGKLNIIVSGGTGSGKTTMLNVLSSFIPDNERIITIEDSAELRLLQDHVITLESRPSNLEGRGKISIRELVVNALRMRPDRIIVGEVRSAETIDMLQAMNTGHDGSLTTIHANTPRDSLSRIETMVLMSGMDLPLRAIRDQTTSAIDIIIQQSRLRDGTRKVVNITEVTGLEGDVIVMQDIFSYEMTGQLDTDGKFKGRFKSMGIKPRCLEKITHNGVMVNDDWFIE from the coding sequence ATGGGACTTCTGGAAAGAATGGAACAACAACGATTGGGACAAAAAGAAAAGTTTCAGGAAGAAGGGAAAAAGGAAGTTCAGTCCGTCGATATACATCAGGACCTTAAAAATAGAGTACATCAGGAAGTTATTAACGAAATTAACAGCAATAAGGTTGAGAAGGTTGGCAAAGAAAATGCCATAGAAATATTAAGAATTCTTGAAAATGTCATGACTGTTGAAGCAGAAAATATTAACCGACTTGATCGAAGCAGAATTACTGAGGAATTGCTTAATGAGATTATTGGTTATGGGCCACTTGAAGTTCTTTTGAACGATCCAGATATTTCTGAAATAATGGTTAATGGATATAACCGGGTCTACATTGAAAAAAGTGGTAAAATTCAATTATCCCAGGTAGTTTTTAAAGATAATCAGCATGTTATGAATGTAATTGACCGAATTGTTTCATCTGTTGGCCGTCACATCGATGAATCGAGCCCGATGGTGGATGCCCGGCTCCAAGACGGATCACGTGTTAACGTGGTAATTCCGCCCCTTTCACTGGTGGGGCCAGTTATTACAATTAGAAAGTTTTCTAAAAAGCCAATCACCACTGATCAATTGCTGGCATATGGCTCCATATCAAAAAAGATGGTATCTTTTCTGGAAGCCTGTGTCAAAGGGAAATTAAATATCATTGTTTCAGGAGGAACCGGAAGTGGCAAGACGACCATGCTCAACGTTCTTTCCAGTTTTATCCCAGACAATGAACGAATTATAACCATTGAAGATTCCGCCGAACTGCGATTATTGCAGGATCATGTGATCACGTTGGAAAGCAGACCATCTAATCTTGAAGGACGAGGTAAAATATCCATCCGGGAATTGGTTGTCAATGCACTTAGAATGCGACCGGATCGAATTATTGTTGGTGAGGTTCGTTCTGCTGAAACCATTGATATGCTTCAAGCAATGAATACCGGCCATGATGGATCCCTTACTACAATTCATGCGAACACGCCAAGAGATTCATTATCGAGAATTGAGACCATGGTTTTAATGTCGGGCATGGATTTACCATTAAGGGCAATCAGAGATCAAACGACATCGGCGATTGATATTATCATCCAGCAATCAAGGCTACGAGATGGAACGAGAAAGGTTGTTAATATTACCGAGGTCACCGGATTAGAAGGAGATGTTATTGTAATGCAGGATATCTTCAGCTATGAAATGACTGGGCAATTGGATACAGATGGAAAATTTAAGGGTCGTTTTAAGAGTATGGGTATAAAACCGAGATGTTTAGAAAAAATTACTCATAATGGCGTCATGGTAAATGATGATTGGTTTATTGAGTAA